Proteins from a single region of Candidatus Amarolinea dominans:
- a CDS encoding 50S ribosomal protein L1: MPKHGKKYIAAAAKVDRNQYYTPQDAINLAKETAFAKFDSTVEIHLRMGVDPRHADQQVRGVVVMPAGSGKQVRILAFADGDGARFASEAGADFVGADDMIKKIQDGWLDFDLVLATPQVMGKVGRLGKILGPRGLMPSPKTGSIVQPEDLPRVIKEARQGRVEFRVDKTSNIHMPVGKTSFTPDQLLENLSAIMDAIVRAKPAAAKGIYVRRVTLTTTMGPGIRMDANLASSLKPTA, translated from the coding sequence ATGCCTAAGCACGGAAAGAAATACATCGCCGCGGCGGCCAAAGTAGATCGCAATCAGTATTACACGCCGCAGGATGCCATCAACCTGGCCAAAGAAACAGCCTTTGCCAAGTTCGATTCCACAGTCGAAATTCATCTGCGTATGGGTGTTGATCCGCGCCACGCCGATCAGCAAGTCCGTGGCGTTGTGGTCATGCCAGCCGGTAGCGGCAAGCAGGTACGCATCCTCGCCTTTGCCGATGGTGACGGGGCGCGCTTCGCCTCCGAAGCCGGTGCTGATTTCGTCGGCGCCGATGACATGATCAAGAAGATCCAGGATGGCTGGCTTGACTTCGACCTGGTGTTGGCGACACCCCAGGTCATGGGCAAGGTTGGCCGTCTCGGCAAGATTCTCGGCCCGCGTGGTCTGATGCCCAGCCCGAAAACCGGCAGCATTGTGCAGCCCGAAGACCTGCCGCGCGTCATCAAAGAAGCGCGCCAGGGCCGTGTGGAGTTTCGCGTGGACAAGACGTCCAACATTCATATGCCGGTGGGCAAGACCAGCTTTACGCCTGACCAATTGCTCGAAAACTTGTCGGCCATCATGGACGCGATTGTGCGCGCCAAGCCGGCTGCGGCCAAGGGCATCTATGTCCGCCGCGTCACGTTGACAACAACCATGGGCCCCGGTATTCGCATGGACGCCAACCTGGCCTCCAGTCTGAAACCGACAGCCTGA
- the tuf gene encoding elongation factor Tu gives MAKAVFQRTKPHINVGTIGHIDHGKTSLTAAITKVLALKGWADFRAFDSIDNAPEEKARGITIAIAHVEYQTAKRHYAHVDCPGHADYIKNMITGAAQMDGAILVVAAPDGPMPQTREHILLARQVEVPAMVVFLNKCDMMDDEELLELVELELRELLTSQHFPGDDIPIVRGSALQVLESSSKDPNAPEYKCIWDLMRVVDEYIPTPVRETEKPFLMPVEDVFAIKGRGTVVTGRIERGTVKVGEEIEIVGLRDTRKTIVTGVEMFKKILERGEAGDNVGCLLRGITRTDVERGQVLAKPGSIKPHMEFMGEVYVLRKEEGGRHTPFFNGYRPQFYIRTMDVTGTCDLPEGLEMVMPGDNVNLKIKLIVPVGLEVGSRFAIREGGRTVGAGVITKMMN, from the coding sequence ATGGCAAAGGCAGTATTTCAGCGAACGAAGCCGCACATCAACGTGGGGACGATTGGTCATATTGACCATGGGAAGACGAGTTTGACGGCGGCAATCACGAAGGTGTTGGCGCTCAAGGGATGGGCGGATTTTCGTGCATTTGATTCGATTGACAATGCGCCGGAAGAGAAGGCGCGCGGCATCACGATTGCGATTGCGCACGTTGAATACCAGACAGCGAAGCGGCACTATGCGCACGTAGATTGTCCGGGACATGCGGACTACATCAAGAACATGATCACGGGTGCGGCACAGATGGACGGTGCGATCCTGGTGGTGGCGGCGCCTGATGGGCCGATGCCACAGACGCGGGAGCACATCTTGCTGGCGCGGCAGGTGGAAGTACCGGCGATGGTGGTGTTCCTGAACAAGTGCGACATGATGGACGACGAGGAACTGCTGGAGTTGGTGGAGTTGGAGTTACGGGAGTTGCTGACGAGCCAGCATTTTCCTGGGGACGACATTCCGATCGTGCGTGGCAGTGCGTTGCAGGTGTTGGAATCGAGTTCGAAGGATCCGAATGCGCCGGAGTACAAGTGCATTTGGGACTTGATGCGAGTGGTGGACGAGTACATACCGACGCCGGTGCGTGAGACGGAGAAGCCGTTCCTGATGCCGGTGGAAGATGTGTTTGCGATCAAGGGTCGGGGCACGGTGGTGACGGGACGTATCGAGCGTGGCACAGTCAAGGTGGGCGAAGAGATCGAGATTGTGGGATTGCGAGATACGCGCAAGACGATCGTGACCGGCGTAGAGATGTTCAAGAAGATTCTGGAACGCGGCGAGGCGGGGGACAACGTGGGTTGTCTGCTGCGGGGGATCACGCGCACCGATGTGGAGCGCGGGCAGGTATTGGCCAAGCCGGGTTCGATCAAGCCGCACATGGAGTTCATGGGCGAGGTGTACGTGTTGCGGAAGGAAGAGGGCGGACGGCACACGCCGTTCTTCAACGGGTACCGGCCGCAGTTCTACATTCGGACGATGGACGTAACCGGGACGTGCGATTTGCCGGAAGGGCTGGAGATGGTCATGCCGGGCGACAACGTGAACCTGAAGATCAAGCTGATCGTACCGGTCGGGTTGGAAGTGGGGTCGCGGTTTGCCATCCGTGAGGGTGGCCGCACCGTTGGCGCCGGCGTCATCACCAAGATGATGAACTAA
- the malQ gene encoding 4-alpha-glucanotransferase: protein MRFPRSSGVLLHPTSFPGPYGIGDLGDAAIEWIEFLARHGQQLWQVFPLGPTGYGDSPYQCFSAFAGNPLLISPDRLLAAGLLDADDLADVPAFPAQSIDFGGVIAWKMTLLATAFDHFRARATAADRAALDAWCAENAAWLDDYALFMAVKSAHGGANWSTWTRDIATRQPAALTAWRRRAAAQVALQKFMQFVFFQQWAAVKAAANAQGIRIIGDIPIFVAYDSADAWANPELFYFDENGQPEIVAGVPPDYFSETGQLWGNPLYRWDVMQARGYDWWLARIQATLRVVDIIRIDHFRGFEAYWAVPFGEPTAVNGEWRKAPGADLFKTVRARLGDLPIIAEDLGFITPEVCALRDDFGLPGMRIVQFAFSSGPEDPFLPHNYVHNAAVYTGTHDNDTSVGWYRHSSTVEERDFARRYLARDGDDIAWDFIRVAWASVADMALTPLQDLLSLDSEARMNFPGRPSGNWGWRYQADDLSAELGNRLLELTYLYRRLSPQPEKEDTEDTAETIED, encoded by the coding sequence ATGCGTTTTCCGCGTTCCAGTGGTGTCTTGTTGCACCCCACGTCATTTCCCGGCCCTTACGGCATCGGCGACCTGGGCGATGCTGCCATCGAATGGATCGAGTTCCTGGCCCGGCATGGTCAACAACTCTGGCAGGTTTTCCCCCTTGGCCCCACCGGCTACGGCGACTCACCCTATCAATGCTTCTCGGCCTTTGCCGGCAACCCGCTCCTGATCAGCCCCGATCGTCTGCTGGCGGCCGGTCTGCTCGACGCCGATGATCTGGCTGACGTGCCGGCGTTCCCGGCCCAGTCCATTGATTTTGGCGGGGTCATTGCCTGGAAAATGACCCTGCTCGCCACGGCTTTCGACCATTTCCGGGCGCGGGCCACGGCCGCCGATCGCGCCGCGCTCGACGCGTGGTGCGCTGAAAATGCCGCCTGGCTCGACGACTACGCGCTGTTCATGGCGGTCAAGAGCGCGCATGGCGGCGCCAACTGGAGTACCTGGACACGTGACATCGCCACCCGGCAGCCCGCGGCGTTGACCGCCTGGCGCCGGCGGGCGGCTGCGCAGGTCGCGCTGCAAAAATTCATGCAGTTTGTCTTCTTCCAGCAGTGGGCCGCGGTCAAGGCCGCAGCCAACGCGCAGGGGATTCGCATCATTGGCGACATTCCCATTTTCGTCGCCTATGACAGCGCCGACGCCTGGGCCAACCCGGAATTGTTCTATTTCGATGAAAACGGCCAGCCGGAGATCGTGGCTGGCGTGCCGCCCGACTATTTCAGCGAGACCGGCCAACTGTGGGGCAATCCGCTCTATCGCTGGGATGTCATGCAAGCGCGCGGCTATGATTGGTGGCTGGCGCGTATCCAGGCCACCCTGCGCGTGGTAGACATCATCCGCATTGATCACTTCCGTGGCTTCGAGGCCTACTGGGCGGTGCCCTTTGGCGAACCAACGGCCGTCAACGGTGAATGGCGCAAGGCGCCGGGCGCCGATCTCTTCAAGACGGTACGCGCGCGCCTGGGAGACCTGCCCATCATCGCCGAAGACCTGGGTTTCATCACGCCGGAGGTGTGCGCCCTGCGCGACGATTTCGGTCTGCCAGGGATGCGCATCGTGCAGTTTGCCTTCAGCTCTGGCCCGGAGGACCCCTTCCTGCCGCACAATTATGTGCATAACGCCGCGGTCTACACCGGCACCCATGACAACGACACCAGTGTCGGCTGGTACCGGCATAGCTCAACCGTGGAAGAACGCGACTTTGCCCGGCGTTACCTGGCGCGCGATGGCGATGACATCGCCTGGGATTTCATCAGGGTGGCCTGGGCATCCGTGGCCGACATGGCGCTGACACCGCTGCAAGACCTGCTCAGCCTTGACTCGGAGGCGCGTATGAACTTTCCCGGCCGCCCCAGCGGCAACTGGGGTTGGCGCTATCAGGCTGACGATTTGAGTGCTGAACTTGGCAACCGCCTGCTGGAACTGACCTACCTCTACCGGCGCCTGTCACCGCAGCCGGAGAAAGAGGACACAGAAGATACGGCTGAAACGATCGAAGATTGA
- a CDS encoding glycosyltransferase family 4 protein → MTIYLDMSAAINGKAGLGRYAATLADHLSPLLGERLAFFYNRAGASGTVRLPGAGTAHQARHVRLGYKPWRLAVWLGQMAGIGFDRLLPAAELYHATEHLLMPLRQVPSVLTVHDLIYRLLPQHHKRLNYWFLNAAMPLFCQRANALITISENSKRDLVRLYAVTPQKVHVIYEAAAPHFRPQTPERITAVRARYHLPAHYMLTVGTIEPRKNLDRLLDALLILRQSGLDAHLVIVGSKGWLTEGFFARLETLPQREAVHLAGFVADDDLPAVYAGARLTVLASVYEGFGLPVLEGMACGSPVVCSGTASLPELGSTAARYFDPLTVADIAQTLQRIWQDEEERQAMRQAGLVRAAQFSWAQTAAATLEVYQRVIESRRDGASKVERQSI, encoded by the coding sequence ATGACCATCTATCTTGATATGTCAGCCGCCATCAACGGCAAGGCCGGCCTGGGGCGCTACGCCGCCACGTTGGCCGATCATCTCTCGCCGCTGCTGGGCGAGCGCCTGGCGTTTTTCTACAATCGGGCCGGTGCATCAGGCACGGTCAGGCTGCCTGGCGCGGGCACAGCACATCAGGCTCGGCACGTTCGTCTTGGATATAAGCCCTGGCGCCTGGCGGTCTGGCTGGGACAGATGGCGGGGATCGGTTTCGACCGCCTGCTGCCCGCGGCTGAATTATATCACGCTACCGAGCATTTGCTGATGCCGCTGCGCCAGGTGCCCAGCGTGCTCACCGTGCATGACTTGATCTACCGCCTGTTGCCGCAGCACCACAAGCGCCTGAACTACTGGTTTCTCAACGCGGCCATGCCGCTGTTTTGCCAGCGCGCCAACGCCCTGATTACCATCTCGGAAAACAGCAAGCGCGACCTGGTGCGACTTTATGCGGTGACGCCGCAAAAGGTGCATGTCATCTACGAAGCGGCCGCGCCACACTTTCGCCCGCAGACACCGGAACGCATCACGGCCGTACGTGCGCGCTATCACCTGCCGGCGCACTACATGCTGACCGTCGGCACGATCGAACCGCGCAAGAACCTGGATCGCCTGCTGGATGCGCTGTTGATTCTGCGCCAATCGGGGTTGGATGCCCACCTGGTCATCGTTGGCAGCAAGGGCTGGCTGACGGAAGGCTTCTTTGCCCGCCTGGAGACGCTGCCGCAGCGCGAGGCAGTTCATCTGGCCGGCTTTGTGGCGGATGACGATTTGCCCGCGGTCTACGCAGGCGCGCGCCTGACGGTGCTGGCGTCGGTGTATGAAGGTTTTGGTCTGCCGGTGCTGGAGGGGATGGCCTGCGGGTCGCCGGTGGTGTGCAGCGGGACCGCGAGTTTGCCTGAACTGGGGAGTACGGCGGCTCGATATTTCGATCCCCTCACGGTTGCTGACATCGCGCAGACCCTGCAGCGAATATGGCAGGATGAGGAGGAGCGGCAAGCGATGCGTCAGGCGGGACTTGTGCGGGCCGCGCAATTCTCCTGGGCGCAGACCGCAGCGGCGACCCTGGAGGTGTATCAGCGTGTCATCGAGAGCCGCCGGGATGGGGCGTCAAAAGTAGAACGCCAAAGCATTTGA
- a CDS encoding metallophosphoesterase has protein sequence MRILVTADLHYRPAQRAAYLDFAQRASARRPDCLIVAGDVGHPLRLFQRGLQLFRDFACPRLLIAGNHDVYRGEFHSRDLWQVQLPHAARQEGFVWLEDQNLVIQGIGICGTMGWYDYSARAPHLPYVANEYRALKRLVTHDADYVDWPWSDVAMARYLQRGFARRLAALEADAAVRQIVVITHWPIFAESVPQRPQSAFWSLLSAYMANFTLGQLVRQSSKVTQVVSGHIHRPGQWIIAGAHGPIAFSIVGSRSDEPAWVELNL, from the coding sequence ATGCGCATTCTTGTCACGGCTGACCTGCACTATCGGCCAGCCCAGCGTGCAGCCTACCTCGACTTTGCGCAACGGGCGAGCGCCCGGCGGCCTGATTGCCTGATCGTGGCCGGTGATGTGGGCCATCCGCTGCGGCTTTTTCAGCGCGGTCTGCAGCTCTTTCGTGATTTCGCCTGCCCGCGCCTGCTCATCGCCGGCAACCATGATGTTTACCGGGGCGAATTCCACAGTCGCGATCTCTGGCAGGTGCAGCTTCCGCACGCTGCGCGGCAAGAAGGCTTTGTCTGGCTGGAGGACCAAAACCTCGTCATCCAGGGCATCGGCATCTGCGGCACGATGGGTTGGTATGATTACTCCGCACGGGCGCCGCACCTGCCCTATGTGGCCAACGAGTACCGGGCGCTGAAGCGCCTGGTCACACACGACGCCGACTACGTTGATTGGCCGTGGAGCGATGTGGCCATGGCGCGCTATCTGCAGCGTGGTTTCGCCCGTCGTCTGGCGGCCCTGGAGGCCGACGCGGCCGTGCGTCAGATCGTGGTCATCACCCACTGGCCGATCTTTGCCGAATCGGTGCCCCAACGTCCTCAGAGCGCATTCTGGAGCCTGCTCAGCGCCTATATGGCGAACTTCACGCTGGGGCAACTGGTGCGGCAAAGCAGCAAAGTCACGCAGGTCGTCAGTGGCCACATCCATCGGCCGGGGCAATGGATCATCGCTGGCGCGCATGGCCCCATCGCATTCAGCATCGTTGGCTCCCGCAGCGATGAGCCGGCCTGGGTTGAACTCAACCTTTGA
- the rpmG gene encoding 50S ribosomal protein L33, protein MAKKAVRTVITLACTECKERNYVSEKNRRNDQGRMELAKYCSRCHKHTPHRETR, encoded by the coding sequence ATGGCGAAAAAAGCGGTACGCACCGTAATTACGTTGGCCTGCACGGAGTGCAAAGAGCGCAATTACGTTTCGGAGAAAAATCGGCGCAACGACCAGGGGCGCATGGAGCTGGCTAAGTACTGCTCCCGTTGTCACAAGCATACGCCCCATCGCGAGACGCGCTAG
- a CDS encoding DUF2283 domain-containing protein — protein sequence MSEARMMYFEEDDVLHLSISDEPEAGSVELGPNITVELNAQGEMIGIEILEASHFIRDSIMESVQARVLRISDFGALATAASVSAVGAEVYA from the coding sequence ATGAGTGAAGCCCGGATGATGTACTTCGAAGAGGATGACGTGCTGCATCTGTCCATCTCGGATGAGCCGGAAGCGGGAAGCGTGGAACTCGGCCCCAACATAACGGTCGAACTGAACGCACAGGGGGAAATGATTGGCATTGAGATTTTAGAGGCCAGCCATTTCATCCGAGATTCGATTATGGAGTCAGTGCAGGCAAGAGTATTGCGTATTTCCGATTTTGGCGCGCTTGCGACTGCTGCGAGTGTTTCTGCTGTTGGAGCGGAGGTTTACGCGTAA
- the secE gene encoding preprotein translocase subunit SecE, whose product MNKPVTVNLKENPLIKYFKDTRAELRKVTWPTREEATNLTVVVLAVTFSMALILGAVDFIFAQFFRLLVGG is encoded by the coding sequence GTGAATAAACCTGTGACAGTCAACTTAAAAGAGAACCCGCTGATCAAATACTTCAAGGACACGCGGGCCGAGTTGCGCAAAGTGACCTGGCCGACGCGTGAGGAAGCCACTAACCTGACAGTCGTCGTGCTGGCGGTGACTTTCTCGATGGCGTTGATCCTGGGAGCGGTGGACTTCATATTTGCCCAGTTTTTCCGCCTGTTGGTCGGTGGCTGA
- a CDS encoding 50S ribosomal protein L10, with translation MTRLPLTRKEKQKFIDQYAERLQKSRAIVVLRNKGLTVAEITALRKKLRDADATFQVTKNTLFKIALKDSQFPVPDEMFAGMVSVCYFAGPIATSTKHLLAVIKEQKKLELIGALLPDDIFGADEVKRLVDLPTREQLLAQLLGAVQGPATNLVGVLQAPLREIITVLYARSEQAEENAA, from the coding sequence GTGACTCGATTGCCGCTGACTCGAAAAGAAAAGCAGAAGTTTATTGATCAGTACGCGGAGCGCTTGCAGAAGAGCCGGGCCATAGTGGTGCTGCGCAACAAGGGCCTGACCGTGGCTGAAATCACCGCGCTGCGCAAGAAGTTGCGCGACGCAGACGCGACGTTCCAGGTGACCAAGAACACACTGTTCAAGATCGCACTGAAGGACAGCCAGTTCCCGGTGCCAGACGAGATGTTTGCCGGTATGGTGAGCGTCTGTTACTTTGCAGGCCCGATTGCAACGTCTACCAAGCATCTGCTCGCTGTGATCAAGGAGCAGAAGAAGTTGGAGCTTATTGGCGCGCTCCTGCCCGATGACATATTCGGGGCCGATGAGGTCAAGCGCCTGGTGGATCTGCCGACCCGTGAGCAGTTACTGGCGCAGTTGCTGGGCGCCGTGCAGGGACCGGCAACCAACCTGGTTGGTGTGCTGCAAGCGCCGTTGCGCGAAATCATCACGGTTCTCTACGCACGTTCAGAACAGGCAGAAGAAAACGCTGCCTGA
- the rplL gene encoding 50S ribosomal protein L7/L12, with amino-acid sequence MSDKLQKLVEELDALTLKEAAELSKILQEHWGVSAAAPMAAGMMAAAGAAAPVAEAPPVVEEQTEFDVVLKDIGAKKINVIKAVRQVTSLGLKEAKDLVESAPATILAAVTKEVAANAKQIIEAEGAVVDVK; translated from the coding sequence ATGTCCGACAAATTGCAGAAACTGGTCGAAGAGCTGGATGCTCTGACCCTCAAAGAAGCCGCTGAACTGTCCAAAATCCTGCAGGAGCATTGGGGCGTCAGTGCCGCGGCGCCGATGGCTGCAGGTATGATGGCCGCGGCCGGCGCTGCGGCGCCGGTGGCGGAAGCCCCCCCGGTGGTGGAAGAGCAGACCGAGTTCGATGTGGTCCTCAAGGACATCGGCGCCAAGAAGATCAACGTCATCAAGGCAGTCCGCCAGGTCACCAGCCTGGGCCTGAAGGAAGCCAAGGACCTGGTCGAGTCGGCGCCCGCGACCATCCTGGCTGCGGTCACCAAAGAAGTGGCCGCCAACGCCAAGCAGATCATCGAGGCCGAAGGCGCTGTGGTAGACGTCAAGTAA
- the nusG gene encoding transcription termination/antitermination factor NusG, giving the protein MLLDYLDELNLDDEPVTRSAVAAGEGETAATEPAAERFWYVIHSYSGYENKVKKNLEHRAASMHDVGGDRIYQVIVPTEEEVELKDGKRRTIERRVFPGYILVDMIMDEDSWYVVRNTPGVTGFVGMGNKPTALSQEEVDKIMRRIEDVAPKIKISFKIGQKVRLVGGPFADFTGAVDEISLEKGKARVMVSFFGRETPVEVDFLQLEKV; this is encoded by the coding sequence ATGTTGCTAGATTACCTAGATGAACTGAACTTGGACGATGAACCGGTCACCCGGTCCGCTGTCGCGGCCGGCGAAGGCGAGACTGCGGCGACAGAACCAGCGGCAGAGCGCTTCTGGTACGTCATCCACAGCTATTCCGGCTACGAGAACAAGGTTAAGAAAAACCTTGAGCACCGCGCCGCTTCGATGCATGATGTGGGCGGAGATCGTATCTATCAGGTGATCGTTCCGACCGAAGAGGAAGTGGAACTCAAGGACGGCAAACGCCGTACCATCGAGCGCCGGGTTTTTCCGGGCTACATCCTGGTTGACATGATCATGGATGAAGATTCGTGGTACGTCGTGCGCAACACCCCTGGGGTGACCGGCTTCGTCGGCATGGGCAACAAACCAACCGCCCTGAGCCAGGAAGAAGTGGACAAGATCATGCGCCGCATCGAGGATGTGGCGCCCAAGATCAAGATCAGCTTCAAGATCGGCCAGAAAGTGCGCCTTGTGGGTGGGCCGTTTGCCGATTTCACTGGCGCCGTGGACGAAATCTCACTGGAAAAAGGCAAGGCGCGTGTCATGGTGTCGTTCTTTGGCCGGGAAACACCGGTTGAAGTTGACTTCCTACAGCTTGAAAAAGTTTGA
- the rplK gene encoding 50S ribosomal protein L11, protein MAKKVKAIVKLQLNAGKANPAPPVGPALGQHGVNLMAFCKEYNARTAAQTGMIIPVEITVFQDNSFTFVTKTPPAADLLKKAANVAKGSATPNSKASGKITRTQLREIAETKMKDLNANDLAAAMKMIEGTAQSMGITVVE, encoded by the coding sequence ATGGCGAAAAAAGTCAAAGCAATCGTTAAGCTCCAACTGAACGCCGGCAAGGCGAACCCGGCGCCGCCGGTGGGACCGGCGCTTGGTCAACACGGTGTCAACCTGATGGCCTTCTGCAAGGAGTACAACGCGCGTACCGCTGCCCAAACCGGCATGATCATCCCGGTGGAAATTACCGTCTTTCAGGACAATTCGTTTACGTTTGTCACGAAGACACCACCGGCGGCCGATCTCCTGAAGAAGGCAGCCAATGTGGCCAAAGGCTCGGCTACGCCGAACAGCAAGGCCAGCGGCAAAATTACGCGCACCCAACTGCGTGAAATCGCCGAAACCAAGATGAAAGACCTGAACGCCAATGATCTGGCGGCTGCCATGAAGATGATCGAAGGCACCGCGCAGAGCATGGGTATCACGGTTGTCGAATAA
- a CDS encoding PPOX class F420-dependent oxidoreductase — translation MTTTIPSTHLDLLTARALANLATSMDDGTPQVTPVWFDVEGEYVRVNSAQGRVKDRNMRARPYVALNIVDPQNPYRYLQIRGPVVEITTEGADAHIDTLAEKYTGAGRRFNHQPGEVRVIYKIKPEHVHASG, via the coding sequence ATGACGACAACAATTCCCAGCACGCATCTGGATTTGCTCACCGCACGAGCGCTCGCCAACCTGGCGACCAGCATGGATGACGGCACCCCGCAGGTGACGCCGGTCTGGTTCGATGTGGAGGGTGAGTATGTGCGGGTCAACTCGGCCCAGGGGCGCGTCAAGGATCGCAACATGCGTGCCCGTCCCTATGTGGCCCTGAACATCGTGGATCCACAAAACCCGTATCGCTACCTGCAAATTCGGGGGCCGGTGGTCGAGATCACGACCGAAGGCGCGGACGCCCACATTGATACGCTGGCCGAAAAATACACCGGCGCCGGTCGTCGCTTCAACCACCAGCCCGGCGAGGTGCGCGTGATCTACAAGATCAAACCGGAACACGTCCACGCGTCGGGGTGA